In Vespa crabro chromosome 5, iyVesCrab1.2, whole genome shotgun sequence, a single window of DNA contains:
- the LOC124424341 gene encoding mutS protein homolog 5-like, whose product MRQIILTLIWLNNRLGAAYYNIVTSELFVMEDTHDDVVNFNITKMLYRQCQPHYIVTILGIFEDFLNCLKKLVVADAIEDNQSSSSSDRSIQTIFKALPKKENNYDICYHRVRCLKLDSEPKDAENSERVTFLNALLDFKSHAMIHALGLLLRFIDKHWNTIALDPSGKASFISLNYITLENLVMIDDDSYKALNIVQTKYHPSFFKFGNASTKIQSGSLFALLNCCQSRPGIQFLWKTIRRPTRDIDILNQRFDVIDFFLDPTNQSVVENLTTCLKDIYRLTNAILSRYLGPRARASDWQRLHKTVTNIIYIAYICENYDNKIQLFRKIVNIITDEMHYVKYFIELIVDFEASRRENTFVVRSDVDPQLDELRNLKHALPQLLTKMGEKDMQDNLPTSVTSCNMVYLPNIGYVLAIKQWNRTPPETDDIPGLEFKFIINGVHYYKSPCARELDNSIGDIMSKITKRQSEIMLKLVRYINKHANSILCAIQLCAELDTLLSFSQVARNHNYVRPNMVKSQVIAVKQGRHPLQEFHTTYVPNDIYSGQGKSLVKIITGPNACGKSIYLKQVALIVFMAHIGCFVPAESATIGVMTHILTQIVTIDSISLDASAFLQTLRQINMALYASTPNSLIIMDEFGKGTSETNGLSLLAAVLDSFVERAIYCPHVFAATHIHRVTKLLPENPMIEAQTFEFITNNDDESLAFLYRLVVGNTTCSFAHSVAKSAGLSEQLIKRSLEIFKNVKQGTLPSRIPEVQRKDTVKHIIERVVVPDVDFDLEELKSWVRQAILPSSTKF is encoded by the exons ATGAGGCAA atcattttaacattgatatgGTTGAACAATCGTTTGGGTGCAGCTTATTATAACATCGTAACGTCAGAATTATTTGTAATGGAGGACACTCACGATGATGtcgttaatttcaatattacaaaaatgcTTTATAGACAATGTCAACCGCATTACATTGTCACGATACTTGGAATATTCGAGGATTTtcttaattgtttaaaaaagcTCGTAGTTGCGGATGCAATAGAGGATAATCAAAGTTCTAGTTCgagcgatcgatcgattcaaaCCATATTTAAAGCCTtaccgaaaaaagaaaataactatgATATTTGTTATCATCGAGTTCGATGTCTAAAACTCGATTCGGAACCAAAAGATGCTGAAAATTCTGAAAGagttacatttttaaatgctTTGCTAGATTTTAAGTCTCATGCGATGATCCACGCTTTAGGATTACTCTTAAGATTTATCGATAAGCATTGGAATACTATTGCTCTTGATCCTTCCGGCAAAGCATCTTTTATCTCCTTGAATTACATTACTTT agaaaaccttGTAATGATCGATGACGACTCTTATAAAGCATTAAATATCGTCCAAACAAAATATCATCCAAGTTTCTTCAAATTCGGTAATGCATCTACAAAAATACAAAGCGGTAGCTTATTCGCACTGTTAAATTGTTGTCAATCGAGACCGGGTATACAGTTTTTATG gAAAACAATTCGACGTCCAACAAGAGACATCGACATACTCAATCAAAGATTCGACGTAATAGATTTCTTCTTGGATCCAACTAATCAAAGCGTCGTTGAAAATTTAACAACATGtttgaaagatatttatcgtttaacaAACGCAATACTTAGCCGTTATTTAGGTCCAAGAGCGAGAGCTTCCGATTGGCAGAGATTGCATAAA ACTGTTACTAACATAATTTACATCGCCTATATTTGTGAGAATTATGACAATAAGATACAATTATTCAGAAagatagtaaatattattacggaTGAGATGCATTacgtgaaatatttcattgaactTATAGTTGACTTTGAAGCGAGCAGACGTGAAAATACATTTGTTGTTAGATCCGACGTTGATCCTCAATTAGACGAAC taCGTAATCTAAAACATGCTTTACCTCAACTCTTAACAAAAATGGGCGAAAAAGATATGCAAGATAATCTTCCCACATCTGTTACAAGTTGCAACATGGTTTATCTACCAAATATCGGCTACGTATTGGCTATTAAACAATGGAATCGTACTCCACCAGAAACGGATGACATTCCTGGTTtagaattcaaatttataataaacggTGTGCATTATTATAAGAGTCCTTGCGCTAGAG aatTAGATAATAGTATAGGTGATATCAtgtcaaaaataacaaaacgaCAAAGTGAAATTATGTTGAAATTGgtacgatatataaataaacacgCAAATTCTATACTATGTGCTATACAGTTGTGTGCAGAATTAGACAC ATTGCTGTCCTTCTCACAAGTGGCACGGAATCATAATTACGTGAGACCAAATATGGTCAAGTCGCAAGTTATAGCCGTGAAACAAGGACGACATCCTTTACAAGAATTTCATACCACATATGTACCGAACGATATTTATTCTGGACAAGGGAAAAGCCTCGTCAAAATTATAACCGGTCCGAACGCTTGCGGAAAGAGTATATATCTTAAGCAGGTGGCACTTATAGTTTTCATGGCTCATATCGGTTGTTTCGTACCTGCTGAATCTGCGACAATTGGTGTTATGACTCATATATTAACGCAAATCGTTACTATAGATAGTATTTCATTAGATGCGAGTGCTTTTTTACAAACTCTTCGACAG aTAAATATGGCATTGTATGCATCAACTCCAAATTCGCTTATAATAATGGATGAGTTTGGCAAAGGCACATCCGAGACAAATGGTCTGTCATTACTGGCTGCTGTTCTAGATAGCTTTGTCGAGAGAGCCATTTATTGTCCTCACGTATTCGCTGCAACTCACATTCATCGTGTAACAAAGCTGTTGCCTGAAAATCCGATGATAGAAGCCCAA ACTTTTGAATTCATAAcgaacaacgacgacgagtcTCTAGCGTTTCTTTATCGCTTGGTAGTTGGAAATACGACTTGCAGTTTTGCACACTCTGTAGCAAAAAGTGCTGGTCTTAGCGAACAACTTATAAAGCGCAGCTTAGAG ATTTTTAAGAACGTAAAACAGGGAACACTTCCTTCGCGTATCCCCGAAGTTCAACGAAAAGATAC GGTAAAACATATAATCGAAAGAGTAGTCGTTCCAGACGTTGACTTTGACTTAGAGGAATTGAAGTCGTGGGTGCGCCAAGCTATATTACCATCGTcgacaaaattttaa